The Deltaproteobacteria bacterium genome contains the following window.
CCACTTTCTCAAACACACCGCTCTGGGCTGTTGTCGCACGGTGAAGCTGCCGCACGAGTTCTTCTGGTCCTTCTTTTTTCTCGACATAAGCAAACACACCGAGATTGAGAGCGGTTTTGACAACAGAAAAATTATCACAGTTTGTGTAGAGGACAACTCGCGTCGCAGGACTCAGCGCGCATACGTGCTGCAAGAACTGGGGAGATGCAGCACTCGGGAAAGTGAGGGCGACGACAAGAATGGCAAAAGGCTCTCGCTCAAGGCACTCAATGGCTGCCTCGATCGTGTCGCAGTTCACGACCAAGAACCCTGCGGATTGAACAACTGTACTCAGAATGTGACGCTGCTGATCGTCGACATCAACAATCAAGACTCGGGGGTTACTTCCCCCATCATCAGGATCCCCCATATGCCCCTCTGTACTTCACCGTTGCGTTCTCGACTCATCATCGTCAGTCTACCAGCTGCCGCTGCATAGCATAGCGCATGATCTCGGCGTTATTCCGCAAGTTCATTTTTTCGAGGATGCGAGCCCGATACGTACTCACTGTCTTGACACTCAGGGAAAGCTGTTCAGCAATTTCAGACACGGTCCGCCCTGAGGCAAGGAGAGAAAACACTTCGTATTCACGGTCCGACAACCGTTCATGACTGTTCACCGGGCTTGCCGTAACCAAATCCTCGGCAAGTCTTTCAGCCAGCGAGAGGGTCAGGTATCGTCCGCCCGTCGACACTTTGCGTAGAGCAGTCAGCAACTCTTCTGGCGAACTCTCTTTCGTCAAGTAGCCTGACGCACCTGCTCTCAATGCTCGCACGGCAAACTGCTCT
Protein-coding sequences here:
- a CDS encoding response regulator transcription factor is translated as MIKIFVADDHAMIRRGIKQTVADEVDMQVVGEAQSAKQTIDLLRISECDVVILDVSMPDGNGLHVLKEIKKERPTLSVLMLSMHPEEQFAVRALRAGASGYLTKESSPEELLTALRKVSTGGRYLTLSLAERLAEDLVTASPVNSHERLSDREYEVFSLLASGRTVSEIAEQLSLSVKTVSTYRARILEKMNLRNNAEIMRYAMQRQLVD